From the Parcubacteria group bacterium genome, one window contains:
- the argS gene encoding arginine--tRNA ligase translates to MKIQELKEKIIERLGEAIKKTTGAKLDDLSISFPSNPEFGDFAFECFSLAKKLEKSPVEISKLIAANFKPDEIIEKVSATGSYLNIRLTNTALFSVLEEVLDKKYGFGSSEIGKKEKVMVEYLGPNTNKPLHLGHARNGSLGMALTNILKHAGYDTLRANIINDRGVHICKSMLAYQKWGENSTPESLQMKGDHFVGHWYVKYSQELANNPELENEIQEMLKEWEDENKEIIELWKKMNDWVYEGWKTTLLEMGFEFDVVNYESKTYKLGKDIINAGLQKGVFEKNENGAIIFNLSEKEFSLDKDGNAKKITLVRDDGTSVYITQDLGTAVSRIEKYALDKLIYVVGSEQVYHFQCLFKILESLGYKWAKNLYHLSYGMITLPDGKMKSREGKVVDADDLIKKIKELAKEEIQKRYGEEKINETDFEERVRKIALGAIKFYFLRVGASQNIEFNPKESVSFDGFTGPYCQYAYARIASILRKAEPIEKNINFEALGNNQEERELIKKIIGFPDLIKKSALEYNPSIVAIDIFEIAQLFNKFYQKYPVLNAETEDLKSSRLALIQAIQIVLKVGLNLLGIETLEKM, encoded by the coding sequence ATGAAAATCCAAGAACTTAAAGAAAAAATAATCGAAAGGCTTGGGGAGGCTATTAAAAAAACAACCGGCGCGAAATTAGATGATTTGAGCATTTCTTTTCCGTCTAATCCGGAATTTGGAGATTTTGCTTTTGAATGTTTTTCTTTGGCCAAAAAACTAGAAAAATCTCCAGTTGAAATTTCAAAGCTTATTGCTGCTAATTTTAAGCCGGATGAAATAATAGAAAAAGTTAGCGCTACCGGATCATATCTAAACATACGCTTAACAAATACGGCGCTATTCTCTGTTTTGGAAGAAGTTTTGGATAAAAAATACGGTTTTGGAAGCTCTGAAATTGGAAAAAAAGAAAAAGTTATGGTTGAATATCTGGGACCCAATACCAACAAGCCTCTTCATCTTGGACACGCCCGAAATGGATCACTTGGGATGGCTCTAACCAACATTCTGAAACATGCCGGATATGATACTCTTCGCGCTAATATTATAAACGATCGCGGAGTGCATATTTGCAAATCGATGCTCGCCTACCAAAAATGGGGAGAAAATTCCACTCCGGAATCTTTGCAGATGAAAGGCGACCATTTTGTCGGACATTGGTATGTAAAATATAGCCAGGAGCTGGCAAATAATCCTGAACTTGAAAATGAAATCCAGGAAATGCTCAAGGAATGGGAGGATGAGAACAAAGAAATTATCGAGCTTTGGAAAAAAATGAATGATTGGGTTTATGAAGGTTGGAAAACGACTCTTCTTGAAATGGGATTTGAATTTGATGTGGTTAATTATGAATCAAAAACCTACAAGCTAGGAAAAGATATCATCAATGCCGGACTTCAAAAAGGAGTTTTTGAAAAAAATGAAAATGGAGCAATTATTTTCAATCTTTCGGAAAAAGAATTCAGTTTAGACAAAGACGGAAACGCCAAAAAAATAACCTTGGTACGAGATGATGGGACTAGCGTCTACATTACTCAAGACCTTGGAACAGCCGTTTCCCGAATAGAAAAATATGCTTTAGACAAATTAATTTATGTGGTTGGCTCAGAGCAAGTTTATCATTTCCAATGTCTGTTTAAAATTTTAGAATCGCTTGGATACAAGTGGGCAAAAAATTTATATCACCTATCCTATGGAATGATTACCCTCCCAGACGGAAAGATGAAATCCCGCGAAGGAAAAGTAGTTGACGCCGATGATCTGATAAAAAAAATTAAAGAATTGGCGAAAGAAGAAATCCAAAAAAGATACGGAGAAGAAAAAATTAATGAAACTGATTTTGAAGAAAGGGTCAGAAAAATTGCGCTGGGTGCTATCAAATTCTATTTTCTCCGCGTCGGAGCCAGCCAAAATATTGAATTTAATCCGAAAGAATCAGTTTCCTTTGACGGTTTCACCGGACCGTATTGCCAATATGCCTATGCCCGAATCGCCAGCATTCTTCGAAAAGCAGAGCCTATTGAAAAAAATATTAATTTCGAAGCTCTCGGAAATAATCAGGAAGAAAGAGAACTTATCAAAAAAATAATCGGATTTCCTGATTTAATCAAAAAATCCGCTTTGGAATACAATCCTTCGATTGTTGCCATTGATATATTCGAAATTGCCCAGCTTTTCAATAAATTCTACCAGAAATATCCGGTTTTAAATGCTGAAACCGAAGATCTAAAAAGCTCCCGCTTAGCGCTCATTCAAGCGATTCAAATAGTATTAAAAGTTGGCTTAAATCTGCTCGGAATCGAAACTTTGGAGAAAATGTAG
- a CDS encoding RNHCP domain-containing protein, with the protein MTLKFTRKIEDFVCENCGIKIKGNGFTNHCPHCLWSKHVDINPGDRESSCQGLMKPARIEKGNRGKEYIIVHQCIKCGYEKRNKTSEKDNFEEIIKINENYT; encoded by the coding sequence ATGACCTTGAAATTTACTCGGAAAATTGAAGATTTCGTCTGCGAGAATTGCGGAATAAAAATAAAAGGCAATGGTTTTACCAATCATTGTCCGCATTGTCTTTGGAGCAAACACGTAGACATAAACCCCGGTGACAGAGAATCGTCTTGCCAAGGATTGATGAAACCGGCTAGAATCGAAAAAGGAAACAGAGGAAAAGAATATATAATTGTTCACCAATGTATTAAGTGTGGATATGAAAAAAGAAACAAAACAAGCGAAAAAGATAATTTTGAAGAAATAATCAAAATCAATGAAAATTACACTTAG
- a CDS encoding 4-hydroxy-3-methylbut-2-enyl diphosphate reductase encodes MKITLSQYAGFCDGVKRAYDIALKISKDKKVKKPIFVLGSLVHNNDVVRKIEKMGIGKISFDGNIDKFFSSNKRKIGTLIVTAHGIGPKFYKLAKEKNIDVIDTTCPKVIKVQRLAKLYSDRNYQVIIIGEKMHKEVKGIFEWSNEKAIIIDNEKDIKNIKLNPKKKIAIISQTTQSEDFVKKISDMIRKEYPKSTEIFDTLCLTTRDRQGEVKEMAKNNDVIIIIGSPDSANSTHLWKIAKKINSRSYFVKRAGDIKKNWFENAKKIGISAGASTPLWIIERVCNFAKKKL; translated from the coding sequence ATGAAAATTACACTTAGCCAATATGCCGGATTTTGCGATGGAGTAAAACGGGCGTATGATATTGCCCTAAAAATATCCAAAGATAAAAAAGTCAAAAAACCGATTTTTGTTTTGGGCTCTTTGGTTCATAATAACGATGTGGTAAGAAAAATAGAGAAGATGGGAATAGGAAAAATAAGCTTCGATGGAAATATCGATAAGTTTTTTAGCTCTAATAAAAGAAAAATCGGCACTCTAATCGTCACTGCTCATGGAATTGGGCCAAAATTTTATAAATTAGCCAAAGAAAAAAATATTGATGTTATTGATACCACTTGTCCGAAAGTAATAAAAGTTCAAAGGCTGGCCAAGCTTTATTCCGATAGAAATTATCAAGTCATAATTATTGGGGAAAAAATGCACAAAGAAGTGAAAGGAATTTTCGAATGGTCAAACGAGAAGGCGATAATTATCGATAATGAGAAAGATATTAAAAATATCAAATTAAATCCAAAGAAAAAAATAGCCATAATTTCTCAGACCACCCAAAGCGAGGATTTTGTAAAAAAGATTTCAGATATGATCAGAAAAGAATATCCGAAGTCAACGGAAATATTTGATACTCTTTGCCTAACTACTCGCGACAGGCAGGGGGAAGTAAAAGAAATGGCTAAAAATAATGATGTAATAATTATTATCGGGTCTCCGGATAGCGCCAATTCCACCCATCTCTGGAAAATTGCCAAGAAAATAAATTCAAGATCCTATTTTGTCAAAAGAGCCGGCGATATTAAAAAAAACTGGTTTGAAAATGCTAAAAAAATAGGAATTTCCGCCGGAGCCTCGACGCCCTTGTGGATCATCGAAAGAGTTTGCAATTTTGCTAAAAAAAAGCTATAA
- a CDS encoding response regulator: MPSIILVEDDPMIGEIYQRKFGSSGFDVTIATSGKEFLNEAGKKKYDLVLLDMVLPEMSGLDILTELKKSGKYDPELKVFIFSNLTSKEDYDKAMANGADGYIPKTRFNPSELVDEVKRIINEIGEQKKNENRRNAKDLDENGSNISKNGKRVLFIEDEKAFVEIFCKKLRDEGYEVESAENGAWGLKEAFKKDFDLIVTDMMMPAMTGPEIIAKLRMEEKTKNIPIIVISASSTDEKIREVKELGISDFFIKTRIVPSDLARRVDEILK; the protein is encoded by the coding sequence ATGCCTAGTATTATTTTAGTGGAAGATGATCCGATGATCGGAGAAATATACCAAAGAAAATTTGGTTCATCTGGTTTTGATGTTACTATCGCTACTTCAGGCAAGGAATTTCTAAATGAGGCGGGGAAAAAGAAATATGATCTTGTCCTTTTGGATATGGTGCTTCCTGAAATGAGCGGACTGGATATTTTGACAGAGCTTAAAAAAAGCGGGAAATATGATCCAGAATTGAAAGTTTTTATTTTCAGCAATCTTACCAGCAAAGAAGATTATGACAAGGCAATGGCAAATGGCGCCGATGGGTATATACCTAAAACTCGCTTTAATCCTTCCGAATTAGTTGATGAAGTAAAAAGGATAATTAATGAGATTGGTGAACAGAAAAAAAATGAAAATAGGCGCAACGCAAAGGATCTGGATGAAAATGGAAGCAACATTTCAAAAAATGGGAAAAGAGTTCTCTTTATTGAAGATGAAAAAGCTTTTGTTGAAATTTTTTGCAAAAAACTTCGAGACGAGGGCTATGAAGTTGAATCTGCGGAAAATGGGGCTTGGGGGCTGAAAGAGGCATTCAAAAAAGATTTTGATTTAATAGTGACTGATATGATGATGCCGGCGATGACTGGACCGGAAATAATAGCAAAACTTAGGATGGAAGAAAAAACAAAAAACATTCCCATCATTGTCATTTCCGCTTCCTCCACTGATGAAAAAATAAGAGAAGTAAAAGAGCTTGGAATTTCAGATTTTTTTATTAAAACAAGAATTGTTCCGAGTGATTTGGCCAGAAGAGTAGATGAAATATTAAAATAA
- the aspS gene encoding aspartate--tRNA(Asn) ligase, protein MERILISETPKHIGEIIKIAGWVNVRRDHGKIIFIDIRDRSGIIQTVVIPDGVEAYETAKTFKGEYSVEAEGLIKERPVSAKKEGSATGGVEMEVKNVKISGKTYDELPIDISKEELDLNLDTLLNHRVLTLRNDKIKSIFKISSEVIKSYSEFLRKDDFLEIKTPKILNAATEGGANFFKIKYFEREAFLAQSPQFYKQIAAGSFERVFEVGTVFRAEPHFTSRHVNEFTGLDAEMSFINSFEDVMRELEKTMAYVMKSVAKNCSEDLKKYGIEAPKIKNVFPRIKLTEALDILKKEYGKEMNGVDIDPEGERLICEWVKKKYKSDFVFLTHYPTSLRPFYTMPSPDPHFTESYDLLFRGIEIASGGQRIHDWEQLVKNIQKFGLNPKDFKDYTDNFKYGMPPHGGWGLGLERIVEKILGLSSIKEAILFPRDVKRLTP, encoded by the coding sequence ATGGAAAGAATTTTAATCAGCGAAACTCCAAAACATATCGGTGAAATAATAAAAATCGCCGGCTGGGTTAATGTGAGAAGGGATCACGGAAAAATTATTTTTATTGATATCCGCGACCGAAGCGGAATCATTCAGACTGTGGTTATTCCGGATGGCGTAGAAGCATACGAAACAGCCAAAACGTTCAAAGGGGAATATTCTGTTGAAGCTGAAGGACTCATTAAAGAACGTCCAGTGAGCGCCAAGAAAGAGGGTTCAGCTACCGGCGGGGTAGAAATGGAAGTAAAAAACGTAAAAATATCAGGGAAGACTTATGATGAACTGCCGATTGATATATCGAAAGAAGAGCTGGATTTAAATCTGGACACCTTATTGAATCATCGGGTTTTAACGCTTAGAAATGACAAAATAAAATCAATTTTTAAAATTTCTTCTGAAGTTATAAAATCATATAGCGAATTTTTGAGAAAAGACGATTTTCTGGAAATTAAAACGCCGAAGATTTTAAATGCGGCTACCGAAGGCGGAGCCAACTTTTTTAAGATAAAATATTTCGAAAGGGAAGCTTTTCTGGCTCAAAGCCCCCAATTTTATAAACAAATAGCAGCCGGTTCTTTTGAAAGAGTTTTCGAAGTAGGGACGGTATTTAGAGCAGAACCTCATTTTACTTCAAGGCATGTCAATGAATTTACCGGACTGGATGCAGAAATGAGTTTCATAAACAGTTTTGAAGATGTGATGAGAGAATTGGAAAAAACAATGGCTTATGTAATGAAATCGGTAGCCAAGAATTGCTCAGAGGATTTGAAAAAATATGGCATAGAAGCTCCAAAAATAAAAAATGTTTTTCCAAGGATCAAACTCACTGAGGCCTTGGATATTCTCAAAAAAGAGTATGGAAAAGAAATGAATGGAGTTGATATCGATCCTGAAGGAGAAAGGCTTATTTGCGAATGGGTCAAGAAAAAATATAAATCAGATTTTGTATTTTTGACTCACTATCCGACAAGTCTTCGCCCTTTCTATACTATGCCAAGTCCGGATCCGCATTTTACGGAAAGTTACGATTTGTTGTTCAGAGGAATTGAAATAGCTAGCGGAGGACAGAGAATTCACGACTGGGAACAGCTGGTGAAAAATATCCAGAAATTCGGCTTAAATCCGAAAGACTTTAAGGATTATACCGATAATTTCAAATATGGAATGCCTCCGCATGGAGGATGGGGGTTAGGATTAGAAAGAATTGTAGAAAAAATTCTTGGACTTTCAAGCATTAAAGAAGCAATTTTGTTTCCAAGAGATGTGAAAAGACTGACTCCTTAA
- a CDS encoding MFS transporter, with protein MLTHDEKLEKKKVNLISFISFLMGFSGAMLIYVMAYYFKIASGSEDVGIFYFVSHIIVFIALLNLHKIIRSLGKSNVFYFSILGAIIVTVFLIFSEPSSLGIILLVLYIIFINLSWVALDVILESFSTDKMSGRIRGLHLTVINAGYLVGPFLSTRILQSFDFRGIFIFLLIFNSLVLVFSLVGLRNVNHRFNIRLGTVDLLKKVFKKKDILKVYYLSFSLDFFYALMVIYTSIYLLDQGISWDKIGIIFTIMLIPFVILQYPIGFLADKKMGEKELLITSLILIAVSTSAVYLTHSSKIWVWGAILLATRVGASMLEVLRDSYFYKKIDGHDVDLINFFRTSMPLGYIFATGISFPLLLFFPIKTVFILAAIAVVSALVPAFLLKDSKSEKEMSL; from the coding sequence ATGCTCACCCATGATGAAAAATTAGAAAAAAAGAAAGTTAATCTCATCAGCTTTATTTCTTTTTTAATGGGATTTTCCGGAGCCATGCTTATTTATGTTATGGCTTATTATTTTAAAATCGCATCAGGAAGCGAAGATGTCGGTATTTTTTATTTTGTTTCCCATATTATTGTTTTCATCGCTCTTCTCAATCTTCATAAAATAATAAGGAGTTTAGGAAAATCGAATGTTTTTTATTTTTCAATTTTAGGAGCGATTATCGTCACCGTCTTCCTCATTTTTTCCGAGCCTTCTTCCCTGGGGATTATTTTGCTGGTGCTGTACATAATTTTCATTAATTTGAGCTGGGTGGCGCTAGATGTTATTTTAGAATCTTTTTCTACCGATAAAATGTCTGGAAGAATTAGGGGGCTCCATTTGACGGTTATTAATGCAGGCTATTTGGTTGGTCCGTTTCTTTCCACGAGAATTCTGCAAAGTTTTGATTTTAGGGGGATATTTATTTTTTTATTAATATTCAACTCTTTGGTGCTTGTTTTCTCGCTAGTTGGGCTTAGAAATGTAAATCATAGGTTTAATATTAGGCTCGGAACGGTTGATTTGCTAAAAAAGGTTTTCAAGAAAAAAGATATATTAAAAGTTTATTATCTATCTTTTTCGCTGGACTTCTTCTACGCCCTGATGGTTATTTATACTTCAATTTACCTTCTTGATCAGGGAATTTCTTGGGATAAAATCGGAATAATCTTTACTATAATGCTGATTCCTTTTGTAATTTTGCAATACCCAATCGGATTTTTGGCTGACAAGAAAATGGGAGAAAAAGAACTTCTGATAACTTCGCTTATTCTAATAGCAGTTTCAACCAGCGCTGTCTATCTAACGCACTCTTCGAAGATTTGGGTTTGGGGAGCGATACTTTTAGCTACTAGAGTTGGGGCTTCAATGCTTGAAGTTCTCCGGGATTCTTATTTCTACAAAAAAATTGACGGGCATGACGTTGATCTTATTAATTTTTTCCGTACGTCAATGCCATTAGGATATATTTTTGCAACCGGGATTTCTTTCCCGCTTCTCTTGTTTTTTCCGATAAAAACAGTTTTTATTCTAGCTGCAATAGCGGTTGTTTCGGCTTTGGTTCCTGCATTCCTCTTGAAGGATAGCAAAAGCGAGAAAGAAATGAGTTTGTGA
- a CDS encoding YbaK/EbsC family protein has product MKKNIIKEPKISKKVIDYLEKNKYRYEIIKHRTTYTSWDTAQTEKVKPNEVAKTLVIKVDKDWIIAILPSNKNLNKKDLLNLINSNRKKNKEKLAQKIDFADERWLKKNMKIGKLGAVPPFRELLKADIYFDKMLSKNKKIYVSSGEYDASLRILLNQYLKNEKPIIGKFSIKKA; this is encoded by the coding sequence ATGAAAAAAAATATCATAAAGGAGCCGAAAATAAGCAAAAAAGTCATAGATTATTTGGAAAAAAACAAATATAGATATGAGATAATAAAACATCGAACTACTTATACGTCCTGGGATACAGCTCAAACAGAAAAAGTAAAACCTAATGAGGTGGCAAAAACATTGGTTATTAAAGTTGATAAAGACTGGATTATTGCCATACTTCCTTCCAACAAAAATCTGAATAAAAAAGATTTATTGAATTTAATAAATTCAAATAGGAAGAAAAACAAAGAAAAGCTAGCCCAAAAAATAGATTTTGCAGATGAAAGATGGCTCAAGAAGAATATGAAGATAGGCAAGTTGGGAGCTGTTCCTCCGTTCAGAGAATTATTAAAAGCAGATATCTATTTTGATAAAATGCTCAGTAAAAACAAAAAAATTTATGTAAGTTCTGGAGAATACGATGCATCTCTGCGAATTTTGCTTAACCAATATCTTAAGAATGAAAAACCGATTATTGGAAAATTCAGCATTAAAAAGGCTTAA